The Streptomyces albofaciens JCM 4342 genome has a segment encoding these proteins:
- a CDS encoding thioester reductase domain-containing protein translates to MNSETAVAVVGVGCRFPEAATPEEFWSNLDKGVVSLRDIPAEDLRRCGVSAEAAAAPGFVTRAGWVEDPELFAAEFFGYPPVEAELIDPQQRLFLEACREGLERAGHLPNGDNGPQVGVFAGASNSTYNTLLQYARARTEGPAAFDDLTLQLGGGIDFMAPRVSYKLGLRGPSMAVQTACSSSLTAVHYAVLSLLSEECDIALAGGSGLSYPSVGYRYQPGGVLSEDGYCRAFDIRSTGTGAGSGIGVVVLRRLADALADGDPVLAVIRGSAVGNDGAHRPGFTAPSPDGLASVVAAALTVAGTDPADLRYAEAHGSGTPLGDQVELRGFIDGLRAAGGRPAGRGHIALGTVKANIGHAGSAAGIAGLIKAVHVARTGHLVPHPMFEHARDPGVLADSPFYVPTDLERCTDPGRQVLVNSMGLGGANASVVLAPPPEPVRPSAPARPVVRLQLSARTRTELDALSRRLADEIDQDRAPVGDIAHTLRVGRQDFTERRVVTAAPDRLAAALRLPRPPAARTVRAGTRRPVLAVTAAGERAEEIRTALLAALGRRTEQHDAVPEALPADAHLIIVGEGESGPGRSVISAEGGAGLGERIAAALADAWLHGVPVDARALDDGTGRRVTLPTYPFTRRRCSALDDSVFDLPGAAPQEPARPSAPAGRPAGLEGELIALWEELFGTRGIGPHDTFGALGGTSLLGLRMTLEVQERYGTLLNLHRTGGSQATVARVAEAIRGASGRTESEPAEAAGAAQDAALVDADLALELPPLAPRETPPGPDVLLTGATGFVGAFLLHELLQDPGHRDSRVYCLVRADDEEHGRRRLREAAARFRLPEPDPGRVRVVPGDLRDIAEVCESYGDGELARRIGHVVHCGAHVVFTEPYEVLRPANTLATYHLLGWMRRHGIADISYISTLAACGQALGSEGRLLERREQPLDPDAGGYGISKWVSERLLDKAERDGMRVRVFRPGLIGGDTATGACNDLDLLWRLIAACLAIGAHPADDMPLPVAPIDLVARAVVRLGREPGSVGRAYHLVGEGTTTFAALFAELAALGMPTRGVPVAEWARLAGRRALETGDPVLSTMALYETHDLDTPRVDVESRLWRPWLDEHGLDPRLDGARALRALRHLAGRPAFAALLTDVTEGAAQ, encoded by the coding sequence ATGAACAGCGAGACCGCCGTAGCGGTGGTGGGCGTCGGCTGCCGGTTCCCGGAGGCCGCGACTCCCGAGGAGTTCTGGAGCAACCTCGACAAGGGCGTGGTCTCGCTCCGGGACATCCCCGCCGAGGACCTGCGCCGCTGTGGTGTGTCCGCCGAGGCCGCCGCCGCGCCCGGCTTCGTGACCCGGGCCGGATGGGTCGAGGACCCGGAGCTGTTCGCCGCGGAGTTCTTCGGCTACCCGCCCGTCGAGGCCGAGCTGATCGACCCGCAGCAGCGCCTGTTCCTGGAGGCGTGCCGGGAGGGCCTGGAGCGGGCCGGTCACCTGCCGAACGGTGACAACGGCCCGCAGGTCGGTGTTTTCGCGGGCGCCAGCAACAGCACGTACAACACACTCCTCCAGTACGCCCGCGCCCGTACGGAGGGGCCCGCCGCCTTCGACGACCTGACGCTCCAACTCGGCGGCGGCATCGACTTCATGGCGCCCCGCGTCTCGTACAAGCTCGGCCTGCGCGGCCCTTCGATGGCCGTCCAGACCGCCTGCTCCTCCTCGCTGACCGCCGTGCACTACGCGGTCCTCAGCCTGCTCTCCGAAGAGTGCGACATCGCGCTGGCGGGCGGCAGCGGCCTGTCGTACCCCTCCGTCGGCTACCGCTACCAGCCCGGCGGCGTCCTGTCCGAGGACGGCTACTGCCGCGCCTTCGACATCCGCTCCACCGGGACCGGCGCGGGCTCCGGCATCGGCGTCGTCGTGCTGCGCCGCCTGGCCGACGCGCTCGCCGACGGCGACCCGGTCCTCGCGGTGATCCGCGGCAGCGCGGTCGGCAACGACGGCGCCCACCGGCCCGGCTTCACCGCGCCCAGCCCCGACGGCCTGGCCTCGGTGGTCGCCGCCGCGCTCACGGTGGCCGGCACCGACCCCGCCGACCTGCGCTACGCCGAGGCGCACGGCTCCGGCACACCGCTCGGCGACCAGGTGGAGCTGCGCGGCTTCATCGACGGCCTGCGCGCGGCGGGCGGCCGTCCGGCCGGCCGCGGTCACATCGCGCTCGGCACGGTCAAGGCGAACATCGGGCACGCCGGATCGGCCGCCGGCATCGCCGGGCTGATCAAGGCGGTGCACGTCGCCCGCACCGGCCACCTGGTCCCGCACCCGATGTTCGAGCACGCCCGCGACCCCGGCGTCCTCGCCGACAGCCCCTTCTACGTCCCCACCGACCTGGAGCGCTGCACCGACCCCGGACGCCAGGTGCTGGTCAACTCGATGGGCCTGGGCGGCGCCAACGCGTCCGTCGTCCTCGCCCCGCCCCCGGAGCCGGTCCGCCCCTCCGCGCCCGCCCGGCCCGTCGTACGGCTCCAGCTCTCCGCCCGTACGCGTACGGAACTGGACGCGCTCTCCCGCCGCCTGGCCGACGAGATCGACCAGGACCGTGCCCCGGTCGGGGACATCGCCCACACCCTGCGCGTCGGGCGGCAGGACTTCACCGAACGCCGGGTGGTCACCGCGGCCCCCGACCGGCTGGCCGCCGCGCTGCGCCTGCCCCGCCCGCCCGCCGCCCGCACGGTCCGCGCGGGCACCCGCCGCCCGGTGCTGGCCGTCACCGCGGCCGGGGAGCGCGCCGAGGAGATACGCACGGCCCTGCTGGCGGCGCTCGGCCGCCGTACCGAACAGCACGATGCCGTGCCCGAGGCGCTGCCCGCCGACGCCCACCTGATCATCGTCGGCGAAGGGGAGAGCGGCCCCGGCCGGTCCGTGATCTCCGCGGAGGGCGGCGCCGGCCTCGGCGAACGGATCGCCGCGGCCCTCGCGGACGCCTGGCTGCACGGCGTCCCGGTGGACGCCCGCGCGCTCGACGACGGCACCGGCCGCCGCGTCACGCTGCCCACGTACCCGTTCACCCGGCGCCGCTGCTCGGCGCTGGACGACTCGGTCTTCGACCTGCCGGGCGCCGCTCCCCAGGAGCCCGCCCGGCCGAGCGCGCCCGCCGGCCGGCCCGCCGGACTCGAAGGCGAACTGATCGCCCTCTGGGAAGAGCTGTTCGGCACCCGAGGCATCGGCCCGCACGACACCTTCGGCGCCCTCGGCGGCACCTCCCTGCTCGGCCTGCGGATGACCCTGGAGGTGCAGGAGCGGTACGGCACACTGCTCAACCTGCACCGCACCGGCGGCAGCCAGGCCACCGTCGCCCGCGTCGCCGAAGCGATCCGCGGCGCGTCGGGCCGTACGGAGAGCGAGCCCGCCGAAGCGGCGGGCGCCGCGCAGGACGCCGCCCTCGTCGACGCCGACCTGGCCCTCGAACTCCCCCCGCTCGCGCCCCGCGAGACACCGCCCGGCCCGGATGTACTGCTCACCGGCGCCACCGGCTTCGTCGGCGCCTTCCTGCTGCACGAACTCCTCCAGGACCCCGGCCACCGCGACAGCCGCGTCTACTGCCTGGTGCGCGCCGACGACGAGGAGCACGGCCGGCGGCGCCTGCGCGAGGCCGCCGCGCGCTTCCGGCTGCCCGAGCCCGACCCGGGCCGCGTCCGCGTCGTGCCCGGCGACCTGCGGGACATCGCCGAGGTGTGCGAGTCCTACGGGGACGGCGAACTGGCCCGCCGCATCGGCCACGTCGTGCACTGCGGCGCCCATGTCGTCTTCACCGAGCCGTACGAGGTCCTGCGCCCGGCCAACACCCTCGCCACGTACCACCTCCTCGGCTGGATGCGCCGCCACGGCATCGCGGACATCAGCTACATCTCCACCCTCGCCGCCTGCGGCCAGGCCCTCGGCTCCGAAGGCCGGCTGCTGGAGCGCCGCGAACAGCCCCTTGATCCGGACGCCGGCGGGTACGGCATCTCCAAGTGGGTCAGCGAACGCCTGCTGGACAAGGCCGAGCGGGACGGCATGCGCGTGCGCGTCTTCCGCCCCGGCCTGATCGGCGGCGACACCGCCACCGGCGCCTGCAACGACCTGGACCTGCTCTGGCGGCTGATCGCCGCCTGCCTGGCCATCGGCGCCCACCCGGCGGACGACATGCCGCTGCCGGTGGCGCCCATCGACCTGGTGGCCCGCGCCGTCGTGCGGCTCGGCCGCGAGCCCGGCTCCGTCGGCCGCGCGTACCACCTGGTCGGCGAGGGCACCACCACCTTCGCCGCGCTGTTCGCCGAACTGGCCGCGCTGGGCATGCCGACCCGCGGCGTGCCGGTCGCCGAGTGGGCGCGGCTGGCCGGGCGGCGGGCGCTGGAGACCGGCGACCCGGTGCTGTCGACCATGGCGCTGTACGAGACCCACGACCTGGACACGCCACGCGTGGACGTGGAGAGCCGGCTGTGGCGGCCCTGGCTGGACGAGCACGGCCTGGACCCCCGCCTGGACGGCGCACGCGCCCTGCGGGCCCTGCGCCACCTCGCCGGACGCCCGGCCTTCGCGGCCCTGTTGACCGATGTGACGGAAGGTGCGGCGCAGTGA
- a CDS encoding acyl carrier protein, which produces MVNPEDSASVPADPLQLVRQAWQDVLGIDEAPLETGFFEAGGNSMLLVMLSDELSDLTGRELEVAELFRHDTVRAQARLLDPSYEPEAPAPVAAAAGRGRLLGSARRGRADSGPERAEGPAAR; this is translated from the coding sequence GTGGTGAACCCCGAAGACAGCGCGTCCGTCCCGGCGGACCCGCTCCAGCTCGTACGCCAGGCGTGGCAGGACGTGCTGGGCATCGACGAAGCGCCCCTGGAGACCGGGTTCTTCGAGGCGGGCGGCAACTCGATGCTGCTGGTCATGCTCAGCGACGAACTGTCCGACCTGACCGGCCGCGAGCTGGAGGTCGCCGAACTGTTCCGGCACGACACGGTGCGCGCGCAGGCCCGGCTGCTGGACCCGTCGTACGAGCCCGAGGCCCCGGCCCCGGTGGCCGCCGCGGCCGGCCGCGGACGGCTGCTCGGCAGCGCCCGGCGCGGGCGCGCGGACAGCGGCCCGGAGCGGGCGGAAGGGCCCGCCGCGCGATGA
- a CDS encoding sugar phosphate isomerase/epimerase family protein, with the protein MTGQTSLGLLVDQAFYGSPYKGKDAWRAAADLGAEWICIVEEAMELDQERLLQFRSDAEAVGLPISLTACHAFGLSDFRDVVREFHLKRAEMHVDLTRDLGGEVMKLLLGDWFWRAMWPEEAQWRLLVASVRRLAEYAEARGIGLSVKPEPMDTSLITDVDDLVRLLDDVDSPALQANVDVSHLVVAGVAASEVGRLAGRVNSVDYSDSNGTFHEHLVPGEGVADMAAFTEQLLAVGAGWIGVEVGPFADPENAYDKVGRAMARSRAFFETAAARRA; encoded by the coding sequence ATGACCGGTCAGACAAGCCTCGGGCTGCTGGTGGACCAGGCGTTCTACGGTTCCCCGTACAAGGGCAAGGACGCCTGGCGGGCCGCCGCCGATCTGGGCGCCGAATGGATCTGCATCGTCGAAGAGGCGATGGAACTGGACCAGGAAAGGCTGCTGCAATTCCGCAGTGACGCGGAAGCGGTCGGCCTGCCGATCAGTTTGACGGCCTGTCACGCTTTCGGCCTCAGTGATTTCCGCGATGTCGTACGGGAATTCCACCTCAAGCGCGCCGAAATGCATGTGGACCTCACCCGCGACCTGGGTGGCGAGGTCATGAAGCTGCTGCTGGGGGACTGGTTCTGGCGTGCCATGTGGCCCGAGGAGGCGCAGTGGCGACTGCTGGTCGCCTCGGTGCGCCGCCTCGCCGAGTACGCCGAGGCGCGCGGCATCGGGCTGAGCGTCAAGCCCGAGCCCATGGACACCTCGCTCATCACCGACGTCGACGACCTCGTCCGGCTGCTGGACGACGTGGACTCCCCGGCGCTCCAGGCCAACGTCGACGTCTCCCACCTGGTCGTCGCGGGGGTGGCCGCGTCCGAGGTGGGCCGGCTGGCCGGCCGGGTGAACAGCGTGGACTACTCCGACTCCAACGGCACCTTCCACGAGCACCTGGTGCCGGGCGAGGGCGTCGCGGACATGGCCGCCTTCACCGAACAGCTCCTCGCCGTCGGCGCCGGGTGGATCGGCGTCGAGGTCGGCCCGTTCGCCGACCCGGAGAACGCCTACGACAAGGTCGGCCGGGCGATGGCCCGGTCCCGCGCCTTCTTCGAGACGGCGGCGGCGCGGCGTGCTTGA
- a CDS encoding cytochrome P450, translated as MPSRIMLNPGDTATLDLTDPRTHAEYDLFEVWRHLRKTQPFHWHPSIGGAPGFWVVSRHADVSEIYRDDKRFTSEKGNVLTTLLMGGDSAAGMMAAVTDGPRHSDIRKILLKAFSPRALEGVVENIRQSTRALVAEAVARGECDFARDVAADIPLTAICDLMGVPGADRAKVLELTATALGNDGAAQSPAAAWQARNDILAYFGTLAEERRANPGSDAISVLATGTIEGEPLTMDEIVVNCYSLIIGGDETSRMSMTGGVLALVEHPDQWRALQSGEADIPTAVDEILRWTTPALHFGRTALEDVPVGTQGQVIRAGDIVTLWNDSANMDEEVFEAPERFRLDRTPNKHLSFGYGPHFCLGAYLGRAEIAAMLTALRELVASVELCGDTRRNYSNLLSGVTSLPVTLRAR; from the coding sequence ATGCCCAGCCGCATCATGCTGAATCCCGGTGACACCGCGACACTGGACCTGACCGATCCGCGCACCCACGCCGAGTACGACCTGTTCGAGGTGTGGCGGCACCTGCGGAAAACGCAACCGTTCCACTGGCACCCGTCCATCGGCGGCGCGCCGGGCTTCTGGGTCGTTTCCCGGCACGCGGACGTTTCCGAGATCTACCGGGACGACAAACGGTTCACGTCGGAGAAGGGAAATGTGCTCACCACGCTGCTGATGGGCGGCGATTCGGCGGCGGGCATGATGGCCGCGGTGACGGACGGGCCACGGCATTCCGACATCCGCAAGATCCTGCTCAAGGCGTTCTCGCCGCGCGCTCTCGAAGGCGTGGTGGAGAACATCCGGCAGTCCACCCGCGCGCTGGTCGCCGAGGCGGTCGCCCGCGGGGAATGCGACTTCGCCCGGGACGTGGCCGCGGACATCCCGCTCACCGCGATCTGCGACCTGATGGGCGTGCCCGGGGCGGACCGCGCGAAGGTGCTGGAGCTGACCGCGACGGCCCTCGGCAACGACGGCGCCGCCCAGTCGCCCGCCGCCGCCTGGCAGGCGCGCAACGACATCCTCGCCTACTTCGGCACGCTGGCCGAGGAGCGCCGCGCGAACCCGGGCTCCGACGCGATCAGCGTGCTGGCCACCGGCACCATCGAGGGCGAGCCGCTGACCATGGACGAGATCGTGGTCAACTGCTACAGCCTGATCATCGGCGGTGACGAGACCAGCCGGATGTCGATGACCGGCGGCGTGCTCGCGCTCGTCGAACACCCCGACCAGTGGCGGGCGTTGCAGAGCGGCGAGGCGGACATCCCCACCGCCGTCGACGAGATCCTGCGGTGGACGACGCCCGCGCTGCACTTCGGCCGGACGGCGCTGGAGGACGTACCGGTCGGCACCCAGGGCCAGGTGATCAGGGCCGGGGACATCGTCACGCTGTGGAACGACTCCGCGAACATGGACGAGGAGGTCTTCGAGGCCCCGGAGCGCTTCCGGCTCGACCGCACCCCCAACAAGCACCTGTCCTTCGGCTACGGCCCGCACTTCTGCCTCGGCGCCTACCTCGGCCGGGCGGAGATCGCCGCCATGCTGACCGCGCTGCGCGAACTGGTGGCGTCGGTGGAGCTGTGCGGGGACACCCGGCGCAACTACTCCAACCTGCTGAGCGGTGTGACCAGTCTGCCGGTCACACTGCGGGCGCGGTAG
- a CDS encoding class F sortase yields the protein MTTSTTSRPGRNGRIAPIAALSALALAACGVLTACGGGPGPDVRMDNAATRPAGQAAAPMQRSEPTRVRIPSAGVDSRPVLPLGLTGDGELDVPPVDKADKAGWFTKGVTPGEKGPAVLVAHYDTARGPALMKNVGKMKIGDVIEVGRADGTTATFAVREIQQVDKKHFPTDRVYGNTGRPELRLLTCGGPIVNGHRSDNIVFYADLVK from the coding sequence GTGACCACGTCCACCACGTCTCGCCCCGGCCGCAACGGACGGATCGCACCGATCGCCGCACTGAGCGCCCTCGCGCTCGCCGCCTGCGGCGTCCTGACCGCCTGTGGCGGCGGCCCCGGCCCGGACGTACGGATGGACAACGCCGCCACCCGGCCGGCCGGACAGGCCGCCGCGCCGATGCAGCGGTCCGAGCCCACCCGTGTACGGATCCCGTCGGCCGGGGTGGACAGCCGCCCGGTCCTCCCGCTCGGCCTCACCGGCGACGGCGAACTGGACGTGCCCCCGGTGGACAAGGCGGACAAGGCGGGCTGGTTCACCAAGGGGGTCACCCCCGGCGAGAAGGGCCCGGCCGTCCTCGTCGCGCACTACGACACGGCGAGGGGCCCGGCCCTGATGAAGAACGTCGGGAAGATGAAGATCGGTGACGTCATCGAGGTCGGCCGCGCCGACGGCACCACCGCCACCTTCGCCGTGCGCGAGATCCAGCAGGTCGACAAGAAGCACTTCCCCACGGACCGGGTGTACGGGAACACCGGCCGCCCCGAACTGCGCCTGCTCACCTGCGGCGGCCCGATCGTGAACGGCCACCGCTCGGACAACATCGTCTTCTACGCGGACCTGGTGAAGTGA
- a CDS encoding cytochrome P450, with translation MARTRKKGFDLSRMSFLPDSVLMPLRRQGLDPVGELATVREQEPIAKLPVPIAANVWLVTGYDEVKAVLGKANAFSSDFTNLIGQAGASTDQNPGGLGFADPPVHTRLRRLLTPEFTMRRLGRLTPRIHEIVEERLDAMEKAGSSGEPVDIVETFALPIPSLVICELLGVPYEDRADFERLSAARFDLFSGANASFGAISESLAYFREVVKKQRQNPGDGLLGMIVKEHGDSVSDEELAGLADGVLTGGFETTASMLALGALVLLQDPEHFAALKDGDEAAERYVEELLRYLTVVQVAFPRFAREDLEIAGVQIAKGDVVLCSLSGADRDGKLGPDMERFDPSRNVPSHLAFGYGIHRCVGAELARMELRAAYPALVRRFPNMRLAVAPDALEFRKLSIVYGIESLPVHLGG, from the coding sequence ATGGCAAGGACGCGGAAGAAGGGCTTCGACCTGTCTCGGATGTCTTTCTTGCCCGACTCTGTGCTGATGCCGTTGCGGCGTCAGGGGCTGGACCCGGTGGGCGAGCTGGCGACGGTGCGCGAGCAGGAGCCCATCGCGAAGCTGCCGGTGCCGATCGCCGCCAATGTGTGGCTCGTCACCGGATACGACGAGGTCAAGGCGGTACTGGGCAAGGCCAACGCCTTCAGCTCGGACTTCACCAACCTCATCGGCCAGGCCGGCGCCAGCACCGACCAGAACCCCGGCGGCCTCGGATTCGCCGACCCGCCGGTGCACACCCGGCTGCGCCGCCTGCTGACCCCCGAATTCACCATGCGCCGGCTCGGCCGGCTCACCCCCCGCATCCACGAGATCGTGGAGGAGCGGCTGGACGCCATGGAGAAGGCCGGCAGCTCCGGTGAGCCGGTCGACATCGTGGAAACCTTTGCGCTGCCGATTCCGTCGCTGGTCATTTGTGAACTGCTCGGTGTGCCGTACGAGGACCGCGCGGACTTCGAGCGGCTGAGCGCCGCGCGCTTCGACCTCTTCAGCGGCGCCAACGCGTCCTTCGGTGCCATATCGGAATCGCTCGCCTATTTCCGTGAGGTGGTCAAGAAGCAGCGGCAGAATCCGGGCGACGGCCTGCTCGGCATGATCGTCAAGGAGCACGGTGACTCGGTCAGCGACGAGGAGCTGGCGGGCCTGGCCGACGGCGTGCTGACCGGCGGCTTCGAGACCACCGCGAGCATGCTGGCGCTGGGCGCCCTGGTTCTCCTCCAGGACCCCGAGCACTTCGCCGCCCTCAAGGACGGCGACGAGGCGGCCGAGCGCTACGTCGAGGAGCTGCTGCGCTACCTCACCGTCGTCCAGGTGGCCTTCCCGCGCTTCGCGCGCGAGGACCTGGAGATCGCCGGTGTGCAGATCGCCAAGGGCGACGTGGTGCTGTGCTCGCTCAGCGGCGCCGACCGGGACGGCAAGCTCGGCCCCGACATGGAGCGCTTCGACCCGTCCCGCAACGTTCCCTCGCACCTCGCCTTCGGCTACGGCATACACCGCTGCGTCGGCGCCGAGCTGGCCCGTATGGAGCTGCGCGCCGCCTACCCCGCGCTGGTGCGGCGGTTCCCGAACATGCGGCTCGCGGTGGCGCCGGACGCGCTGGAATTCCGCAAGCTGTCGATCGTGTACGGAATCGAGTCGCTGCCGGTGCACCTCGGCGGCTGA
- a CDS encoding FtsW/RodA/SpoVE family cell cycle protein, giving the protein MTATTADAPPPGLRLPRRRGTELVLLVGAVLISVYGYIDVGLARQSAVPGDAVSYGAGLGALALLGHLAVRFRAPYADPLLLPIAVLLNGLGLVLIFRLDLETPRNQAAPTQLVWSALGVALFAAVVLLLRDHRVLQRYAYVSVAAGLALMIVPIFFPAVNGAKIWIRVAGFSFQPGEFAKILLTVFFAAYLAANRNALTHVGRRMWRYQFPTGRVLGPILTIWLISVGVLVLERDLGTSLLFFGVFVVLLYVATGRTGWIAMGLLLAAAGAAAVGSLEPHVHSRVSDWLHPFASIDAGRGAGQLAQSLFAFAAGGMLGTGLGEGHSALIGFAMKSDFILATFGEELGLVGLTVLFLLYALLVARGYRAGLALRDPFGRLLAVGLASLLAIQVFVIAGGVMGLIPLTGMAMPFLAQGGSSVVTNWIIVALLIRISDSARRPAPPAAEAGVIAAAHPGGRSGASAGPYGEEDTPYWSGYGFGPGGGKERER; this is encoded by the coding sequence ATGACCGCAACCACGGCGGACGCTCCCCCACCGGGCCTGAGACTGCCCAGACGCCGGGGCACCGAGCTGGTGCTCCTCGTCGGTGCCGTCCTCATCAGCGTCTACGGGTACATCGACGTCGGGCTCGCCCGGCAGAGCGCGGTGCCGGGCGACGCGGTGAGCTACGGCGCGGGCCTCGGCGCCCTGGCCCTCCTCGGCCACCTCGCCGTCAGGTTCCGGGCGCCGTACGCCGATCCCCTGCTGCTGCCCATCGCCGTGCTGCTCAACGGGCTCGGGCTGGTGCTGATCTTCCGGCTCGACCTGGAGACGCCGCGGAACCAGGCGGCGCCCACCCAGCTGGTCTGGTCGGCCCTCGGCGTCGCCCTGTTCGCCGCCGTCGTCCTGCTGCTCCGCGACCACCGGGTCCTCCAGCGGTACGCGTACGTGTCGGTGGCCGCCGGCCTCGCCCTGATGATCGTCCCGATCTTCTTCCCCGCGGTGAACGGGGCCAAGATCTGGATCCGGGTGGCGGGGTTCTCCTTCCAGCCCGGCGAGTTCGCGAAGATCCTGCTCACCGTCTTCTTCGCCGCCTACCTGGCGGCCAACCGCAACGCCCTCACCCATGTGGGCAGGCGGATGTGGCGCTACCAGTTCCCCACCGGCCGGGTGCTCGGCCCGATCCTGACCATCTGGCTGATCAGCGTCGGCGTCCTGGTCCTCGAACGCGACCTGGGGACCTCGCTGCTCTTCTTCGGCGTCTTCGTCGTCCTGCTGTACGTGGCCACCGGCCGCACCGGCTGGATCGCGATGGGCCTGCTGCTCGCCGCCGCCGGCGCCGCCGCCGTGGGCTCCCTCGAACCGCATGTGCACAGCCGGGTCTCGGACTGGCTGCACCCGTTCGCGAGCATCGACGCGGGCCGCGGCGCCGGCCAGCTCGCCCAGTCGCTGTTCGCCTTCGCCGCGGGCGGCATGCTCGGCACCGGCCTGGGCGAGGGCCACTCCGCGCTCATCGGCTTCGCCATGAAGTCGGACTTCATCCTGGCCACCTTCGGCGAGGAGCTGGGCCTGGTCGGCCTGACCGTGCTCTTCCTGCTGTACGCGCTGCTGGTCGCCCGCGGCTACCGGGCGGGCCTGGCGCTGCGCGACCCGTTCGGCCGGCTGCTGGCCGTGGGCCTCGCCTCCCTGCTGGCGATCCAGGTCTTCGTCATCGCGGGCGGGGTGATGGGGCTGATTCCGCTGACCGGCATGGCGATGCCGTTCCTCGCCCAGGGCGGCTCGTCCGTCGTCACCAACTGGATTATCGTCGCGCTGCTCATCCGGATCAGCGACAGCGCCCGCCGCCCGGCCCCGCCCGCCGCCGAGGCCGGGGTCATCGCCGCCGCGCATCCCGGCGGCCGGTCCGGTGCCTCGGCCGGGCCGTACGGGGAGGAGGACACCCCGTACTGGTCCGGGTACGGGTTCGGGCCCGGCGGCGGGAAGGAGCGGGAACGGTGA
- a CDS encoding penicillin-binding transpeptidase domain-containing protein — MNRYIRRASVFGLVLLVALLLNAARVQVFEADAYDANPANRRTALTRYSQPRGNILVDGWPVTGSRDSGGRLRYERTYTEGPLYAAVTGYASQVYGTSLLEHAEDGVLSGTDPRLAPVPLWTDITREQQPGGDVHTTIDAAAQRAAFAGLGGKKGAVAAVEPRTGKILALAGTPSYDPNELAGTGRAVTAAWDRLNRGGEQPMLNRALKQTYPPGSAFKVVTAAAALDHRKVTDLDAATRTPSPYTLPGTSTRLGNEAGGCANASLRHAFEVSCNTVFARLGVDVGLDGMTETARNFGFNDADLKIPSTAARSIFDTDMNDAQLALSAIGQYDTTATPLQMAMVAAAVANDGEVKAPHLVDKVTAADGRTVSATRQRTLHRAMSRDTARRLQELMTGVVTRGTGGSAAIDGATVGGKTGTAQHGVHNEGTPYAWFISWAKRDGARDPAVAVAVVVEDAAADRADISGGGNAAPIARAVMQAALR; from the coding sequence GTGAACCGCTACATCCGCCGGGCCAGCGTCTTCGGCCTGGTGCTGCTCGTCGCGCTGCTTCTGAACGCCGCCCGCGTCCAGGTCTTCGAGGCCGACGCCTACGACGCGAACCCCGCCAACCGGCGCACCGCCCTCACCCGTTACAGCCAGCCGCGCGGGAACATCCTGGTCGACGGCTGGCCGGTCACTGGGTCCCGGGACAGCGGCGGGCGGCTGCGCTACGAGCGCACCTACACCGAGGGGCCGCTGTACGCCGCCGTCACCGGCTACGCCTCCCAGGTCTACGGCACCTCGCTGCTGGAGCACGCCGAGGACGGCGTGCTGTCCGGCACCGACCCCCGGCTCGCCCCGGTCCCGCTGTGGACGGACATCACCCGCGAGCAGCAGCCGGGCGGCGACGTGCACACCACGATCGACGCCGCGGCGCAGCGGGCCGCGTTCGCGGGGCTGGGCGGCAAGAAGGGCGCGGTGGCCGCCGTCGAGCCGCGCACCGGCAAGATCCTCGCGCTGGCCGGCACGCCCTCGTACGATCCGAACGAGCTGGCCGGCACCGGGCGGGCGGTCACCGCGGCCTGGGACCGGCTCAACCGGGGCGGCGAACAGCCGATGCTCAACCGGGCGCTGAAGCAGACGTACCCGCCGGGCTCGGCCTTCAAGGTCGTCACGGCCGCGGCGGCACTGGACCACCGCAAGGTCACGGACCTGGACGCGGCCACCCGCACCCCGAGCCCCTACACCCTTCCGGGGACGTCCACGCGGCTCGGCAATGAGGCGGGCGGCTGCGCGAACGCGTCGCTGCGCCACGCCTTCGAGGTGTCCTGCAACACCGTCTTCGCCCGCCTGGGCGTGGACGTGGGCCTGGACGGCATGACGGAGACGGCGCGGAACTTCGGCTTCAACGACGCGGACCTGAAGATCCCTTCCACCGCCGCCCGCAGCATCTTCGACACCGACATGAACGACGCGCAGCTGGCGCTCTCGGCCATCGGCCAGTACGACACCACCGCCACCCCGCTCCAGATGGCGATGGTCGCCGCGGCGGTGGCCAACGACGGCGAGGTCAAAGCCCCCCACCTGGTGGACAAGGTGACCGCCGCGGACGGCCGAACCGTCTCCGCCACCCGGCAGCGGACCCTGCACCGGGCCATGAGCCGGGACACCGCACGCCGTCTCCAGGAGCTGATGACGGGGGTGGTCACCCGGGGCACCGGGGGCAGCGCGGCGATCGACGGCGCCACCGTCGGCGGCAAGACCGGCACCGCGCAGCACGGGGTGCACAACGAGGGCACGCCGTACGCCTGGTTCATCTCCTGGGCGAAGCGCGACGGCGCGCGCGATCCGGCGGTGGCCGTGGCGGTGGTCGTCGAGGACGCGGCGGCCGACCGGGCGGACATCAGCGGCGGCGGCAACGCGGCGCCCATCGCCCGCGCGGTGATGCAGGCCGCGCTACGGTGA